The sequence TTTCGATAAAATTTCCTCCAATTGAAGAAGTAGTGATCATCGTCGCAGGCTCTAAAATCCAGTGCATGCTTTCCATAGCTTTCAAGAATGGATAACGCCATGTTAAAGAGGCTTGAGGATAATAGCGATCCTGCGTCCTATCTTTAAGCTTATTATTAATCTGGGTATTATAACCATTCATATGATAGAGATCGCCGCGCACATAAGCTTTTAAGGACCAAATATCCCCCCACTTAGAAACATAGGGAATTTGACCTCCTACGCCCAAGGATCCACGCATCATAGACTCGGCAGCACGTCCCACAATTCCTTGATGCCGATATAAATTTAGAAAATTGAAATCAGCCATCAGCGTTTCACCATAAAAACCAGGCAAAGTTTCATAGGAATACTGAACGATCGGCAAAACAACCGGCACTGTTTTTTGGCGGTCTGCTTGGAATATATAGGATCGGATAGCCCCATAACTTTCCGAACGGAATCTTTCTAAAGCAACAGTTGAGGTTAAGGTCATGCTGGCAGCAAAAGGATCGGTTGAGCCTTTGGGCAAGACAGGAAATCGTTTTAAATAGGTTAAATCACTGGCACGCCGAACATCCAATGTAAATAAAACATCAGGGGTAACATCGTAGCGAGCGTTTAAAAAATAATGCCATCTGTCGCGATTTGCCCGTCCATAATGATTAGGATTAGAATTTGGTGAAAAACCTGTTGTTGTCTTCCCTGCATAACTTCCATGCATTGTATATTCACCATCATCGAAGCGATAGCGATGCTCTAAAGCTGGGATGATACCTTGTCTACTGGTAAATGTTGGATAAAACGTAAAGTCATGATTCTCACCACTGGCAATAAAATATGGCACTGTAATGCTATAACCAAAATCATTACTATGCCCATAAATTGGCATAAGAAAACCTGTCTTACGCTTTACTGCTGGGTCTGGGTGGGAAAAATAAGGAACATAGAAAATTGGCCATCCCCACATTTCCATCCAGGCGTGATGATATTGAATTACTTTAGCGTCTTGATCATGAATAATTTTATCGGACTTTAATTGCCACAACGGAGCCTTCGTGGGGTCTGTTTTACAAACATCACAGGGTGAATAAACGCCTTGCCAGACAACAACCCGTTTACCACCATATCTTTTAGCCCGATTTCCAGCGATCCTGGAATTATCAATCATTAAGACTTTGATATTTTCAACAAAACCATCGGCCATTTTATTCGATAGAGTTATCTGATCAGCGAATGAAAAGTTCCCTTCTTTATCTCTCAGCCAAGCATGTCCTT is a genomic window of Candidatus Paracaedibacter acanthamoebae containing:
- a CDS encoding LPS-assembly protein LptD; protein product: MSFLRFLLLLSIALPCSTEARQKNSVKQTKNSKPLNKAPTFLQSDELSYDDLNQVVTASGRVYITQNEQLLYADEVQYFKTVDTVVAKGHAWLRDKEGNFSFADQITLSNKMADGFVENIKVLMIDNSRIAGNRAKRYGGKRVVVWQGVYSPCDVCKTDPTKAPLWQLKSDKIIHDQDAKVIQYHHAWMEMWGWPIFYVPYFSHPDPAVKRKTGFLMPIYGHSNDFGYSITVPYFIASGENHDFTFYPTFTSRQGIIPALEHRYRFDDGEYTMHGSYAGKTTTGFSPNSNPNHYGRANRDRWHYFLNARYDVTPDVLFTLDVRRASDLTYLKRFPVLPKGSTDPFAASMTLTSTVALERFRSESYGAIRSYIFQADRQKTVPVVLPIVQYSYETLPGFYGETLMADFNFLNLYRHQGIVGRAAESMMRGSLGVGGQIPYVSKWGDIWSLKAYVRGDLYHMNGYNTQINNKLKDRTQDRYYPQASLTWRYPFLKAMESMHWILEPATMITTSSIGGNFIEIPNEDTPVVLVDTTNLFRDNRMYGIDRIDSGHRFVYGLNSKQLFNCSRKVNFFFGQSVRIDKNQVLPLNSGEDRKASNFVSGVQIVPIQWLDLRSRLMLNRHNLSVDVAESSTSVSSKWLTGSIGHVFYNKNFTVNNQRISQLIWNMTLGKYHGFSLTYGELRNLGDRQSIELLNRTVSIKHETECLISTFSVIRTGFRDRDLKPDTKIILQLDFKNLGSIYPVNISGVGGVRQAPVPRTANTPVTN